A window of Flavobacteriales bacterium genomic DNA:
GCTTGTAAGTACTCATTATTGGCATTAATCTGAGTGGCTAAATGCTTGGATCCTGCTATACGGTTTAATAAATCATAACTGTACACCATGGTTTGTGGCACATCATTCTGCGTCATCAATGGTTTAATGGCAGTTGCCATGTGTGTGATGTTTCCGTTATAGAGGTTGTTTGTAGTCAAAGTTGTGTTATTATCGATTTCCGCTAGGAAGTTTGCCTCACTAAGGTAAGCATTTTGCACTTAAAAAAATTAATATTCAATTCATTTTTAACCTCCAATTATGAAAATCAAAATATAACAAAACACTAGCTTCTAGCATTTTTTGAGATTTACTAAAACAAATAGTTTTTCTAGATAAACGTTTAATATGAGTCCTCAATGTTAAATTCCCTCGTTCAATATGATTATTAGCATATCGATGGGTTTCATGAAGAAATGGTTTTACCAAATTAGGGTATGTACTTAATTTGTCTGTTATAATTTTTTGAGGGTTTTGAGCTTTTAACAAGTAAATCACTTTTCCTAAGTTTTCCTTTGTTCTTGAACCAAACACGACATTCATCACCTGATGTGTTTTTCTGTTGATAGCATAAGTAATCCAACTATAATTTGAAGGATGTTTTTTTCCAATAAATGTCCATAGCTCATCTACTTCGTAAACCTGATTATATTCTGAATAAACAGGTCGTTTAATTTCATGGGCTAAAGATAAAATTCTTCTCAAAATTGTTTGTTTGGAATATCCTAAAATTCTACTCATTGAACTTATTCCTAATCCTTCGGCATTTAATTCTTTTATGTTTTCATCGTCTAAAATATCATACAACTTATAACTATAAATGTCTTGTTGATATTTGCCACAAGATTTACATTGATAACGTTGTTTTATTCCTCGTTTTCCTTTACTAATCAAAGAAGAAGCTTTACAATATTTACATTCTTTCATACACTCAAGCGCCATTTGGTACACGAACTTAAAAAAACTTTTTTTAATGAGTTCTAAGAAACTTTCTCATTCTAATAGGTATCAGTATACTTTAGATTGAACATCCCCAAAAAAAAATAAACAACTAGAAATCAAACACATACAATTACTAAAAATACAAAAGCGCCATTTGGAACATTACCTACTGTTTTATGTTGATGTTACACTACCTATTTGTGACTCTGACAATGTACCCAACACTACCAATATTCAGAGAGTATACCATCTGTAATTCCTTCAAAAGATTTAATTTCAGAACACGAAAAAGCACTTGGACAATTCTCTCTGTTTTTCTTGTTTTTTGTTGGTAGAACGAACCTAACTTTACCAACTAGAGAATTTTCTTCTAAACTATATTGTTTCCAAGTTTTTACTCTATAATTATTTATACTTTTACCTTCTACCCACAGCTTATTATTTTTAAATAAAAAGTGCTCTTTGATTTTTCCATTTTTGGATTCTTTAACATGATATTCAA
This region includes:
- a CDS encoding IS1 family transposase → MKECKYCKASSLISKGKRGIKQRYQCKSCGKYQQDIYSYKLYDILDDENIKELNAEGLGISSMSRILGYSKQTILRRILSLAHEIKRPVYSEYNQVYEVDELWTFIGKKHPSNYSWITYAINRKTHQVMNVVFGSRTKENLGKVIYLLKAQNPQKIITDKLSTYPNLVKPFLHETHRYANNHIERGNLTLRTHIKRLSRKTICFSKSQKMLEASVLLYFDFHNWRLKMN